The following proteins are encoded in a genomic region of Capra hircus breed San Clemente chromosome 16, ASM170441v1, whole genome shotgun sequence:
- the VAMP3 gene encoding vesicle-associated membrane protein 3, whose translation MTTNAPAGPSAAAGSSRRLQQTQNQVDEVVDIMRVNVDKVLERDQKLSELDDRADALQAGASQFETSAAKLKRKYWWKNCKMWAIGITVVVIIIIIIVVWSISS comes from the exons AT GACTACGAATGCACCGGCAGGTCCAAGCGCTGCCGCTGGCAGTAGTAGAAGACTTCAGCAGACGCAGAATCAAGTGGATGAG GTGGTGGACATCATGAGAGTCAATGTGGATAAAGTGTTGGAAAGAGACCAGAAGCTCTCTGAGTTGGATGACCGTGCAGATGCACTACAGGCAGGAGCCTCCCAATTTGAAACAAGTGCTGCCAAGTTGAAGAGAAAATACTGGTGGAAGAATTGCAAG ATGTGGGCGATAGGAATCACCGTTGtggtcatcatcatcattatcattgtcG TGTGGAGTATATCTTCCTGA